Proteins encoded within one genomic window of Episyrphus balteatus chromosome 1, idEpiBalt1.1, whole genome shotgun sequence:
- the LOC129910361 gene encoding uncharacterized protein LOC129910361 encodes MDNEFLLWFLESSSSSESSSSSEDETRIIFDDPSTDEETHVNVSNFMETIDAFSDSDFQSHFRLRRLTAEQLIVKYALSAFFPSPSNHGVKPKIEARKEIYLFVWYISNTITFRQLGNLFGMAKSTAWAAVGRVSSWLVSVGHENIKWPQGDVVEQTWFSEDRDYIIKYKQTSHVFFNPTHFFWVIAYAASNWMVPPYKDYGQLNDQQKNFNFIHSSTRMVVENAFGLLKGRFRRINRFTEQRNLNSVKKIIVSACVLHNLCILNADNIIINEPTPAPTEEPPEDNIANPEPNLHGNRRERLFNQLCQMNIL; translated from the exons atggACAACgag TTCTTGTTATGGTTCCTAGAATCATCGTCAAGCAGTGAAAGCTCTTCATCTTCAGAGGATGAAACCAGAATAATTTTTGATGATCCTTCAACTGATGAAGAAACACATGTAAACGTTTCCAATTTTATGGAAACTATTGATGCCTTCAGCGATTCCGATTTTCAATCGCATTTCAGGCTGAGAAGATTAACCGCGGAGCAATTGATTG taaaatatGCTCTATCTGCTTTCTTTCCATCACCCTCAAATCATGGAGTTAAACCAAAAATTGAAGCCAGGAAGGAAATATACCTTTTTGTTTGGTATATAAGTAATACCATTACATTTAGGCAATTGGGCAACTTGTTTGGTATGGCCAAATCAACAGCATGGGCTGCAGTTGGACGTGTGAGCAGCTGGTTAGTTTCAGTGGGACATGAAAATATCAAGTGGCCTCAAGGAGATGTTGTTGAACAAACTT GGTTCTCAGAAGATCGGGATTATATCATCAAGTACAAGCAAACTTCACACGTCTTTTTCAATCCAACACATTTCTTTTGGGTGATTGCCTACGCGGCTTCGAATTGGATGGTCCCACCTTATAAGGACTACGGTCAATTAAATGATCaacaaaagaatttcaattttattcattCTTCTACAAGAATGGTAGTTGAAAATGCCTTCGGGCTACTCAAAGGAAGATTCAGGAGAATAAATAGGTTCACCGAGCAAAGAAACTTGAATTCTGTTAAGAAAATTATTGTTAGTGCTTGCGTTTTGCATAATTTGTGCATTCTCAACGCCGATAACATTATTATCAACGAGCCAACTCCAGCTCCAACTGAAGAACCACCGGAGGACAACATCGCAAACCCGGAGCCTAATTTACATGGAAATCGACGAGAGAGACTATTCAATCAACTTTGTCAAATGAATATcctttaa